Proteins encoded within one genomic window of Haematobia irritans isolate KBUSLIRL chromosome 5, ASM5000362v1, whole genome shotgun sequence:
- the LOC142240370 gene encoding general odorant-binding protein 56a-like: MKVFITLAVVCFVAATLATPVELNEEQQAKAKEIFDECVIQEKLTEEETTKLRNKDYANPSMNLKCFGTCFFEKVGTLKNNEIQEDVVLEKVTPILGEEKTKIALEKCRGIKGEDRCDTGFQIYQCFENFKAEQMAA; the protein is encoded by the exons ATGAAAGTTTTCATTACTTTGGCTGTTGTTTGCTTTGTAGCTGCCACTTTGGCCACT cCTGTTGAATTGAATGAGGAACAACAAGCCAAGGCTAAGGAAATCTTCGATGAATGTGTTATCCAAGAAAAGCTTACCGAAGAGGAAACCACCAAATTGCGCAACAAAGACTATGCCAATCCCTCCATGAATTTGAAATGTTTCGGCACCTGTTTCTTTGAAAAGGTTGGCACTTTGAAGAACAATGAAATCCAAGAAGATGTTGTTCTCGAGAAAGTAACACCCATCCTTGGTGAAGAGAAGACCAAGATAGCTTTGGAGAAATGCCGTGGCATCAAGGGTGAAGATCGTTGTGATACTGGTTtccaaatctatcaatgtttcgAAAACTTCAAGGCTGAACAAATGGCTGCCTAA